One genomic window of Methanosalsum zhilinae DSM 4017 includes the following:
- a CDS encoding 6-hydroxymethylpterin diphosphokinase MptE-like protein, with protein MDFDEWKPIYFQILDDFGFSIERDRLAASILSGLLEEHKDRALGSPEELGSMIKDMDVLVCGNAPCLTDDIRTHDVEKYTVIAADGATERLLDHGIVPHIIVTDLDGNVQKEIDACRRGAIVVIHAHGDNIEAVKRYLSSFSKIIGTIQAEPLKNVYNFGGFTDGDRCVFLAHEFGALNITLAGFDFDDPDVSLMKKKKLKWAKELIGIILDK; from the coding sequence ATGGATTTTGATGAATGGAAGCCAATATACTTTCAAATACTGGATGATTTTGGGTTCAGCATTGAACGTGATAGATTGGCTGCCTCTATACTTTCAGGGCTCCTTGAGGAACATAAGGACCGTGCTCTTGGCAGTCCTGAAGAACTGGGGTCTATGATAAAGGACATGGATGTGCTGGTATGTGGCAATGCACCATGCCTGACTGATGACATTAGAACTCATGATGTGGAAAAATATACTGTTATTGCAGCAGATGGGGCTACTGAAAGGCTACTGGATCATGGAATTGTGCCACACATCATTGTAACCGATCTTGATGGTAATGTGCAAAAAGAGATCGATGCCTGCAGAAGGGGAGCTATTGTGGTTATACATGCCCATGGAGATAATATAGAAGCGGTGAAAAGATATTTGTCCAGTTTTTCGAAAATTATTGGTACCATCCAGGCAGAACCACTAAAGAATGTGTATAATTTTGGTGGATTTACAGATGGGGACAGATGTGTTTTTCTGGCACATGAATTCGGTGCACTGAACATAACACTGGCTGGATTTGATTTTGATGATCCTGATGTATCTTTGATGAAGAAAAAGAAATTAAAATGGGCAAAAGAGCTAATAGGAATCATTCTAGATAAATGA